Proteins encoded in a region of the Flavobacterium sp. MDT1-60 genome:
- a CDS encoding carboxypeptidase-like regulatory domain-containing protein, with translation MKNILLFVIFLMTSITFAQTVRFDGVIQDEQKNPLEMANIMAVNNGTKAMDSYGITNDKGKFQLTLKPNTSYMVKVSYLGMKSKEIAISTNTENIVQNIVMDGAGIELEGVEIVREMPVSIKGDTIVYNADSFKSGTEKKLEDVLKKLPGVEVNADGEIEVEGKKVSKLMVEGKDFFDGDTKLGVKNIPADAIDKIQVLRNYNEVGALKGLENDQDNVAMNIKLKEGKKNFWFGDATAGIGVAELDSRYIINPKLFYYSPKYSINLITNFNNIGELPLTAQDYFKFTGGFKNMMKKGGSNFNVSSNDIGISLLRNNRAKEIETKFGATNFAYSVTKAWNISGFGILSTSKTDLETKSQTTILDSGDQQKRDESTHQKNNLGLFKLSSTYKPNDKFQFDYDILTKLSKQDEDTELLREAVENNVTSIETIFTNKKQNPTSINQNLSLYYTQSDKNIFAFEMQHLYQDENPFYNANLRTLPFDLSGYITDPKQNRNDLNQDRFVKTNKLDAKLDYYYMVTPKSNINITLGNTYSYQDFNSHIFQMLDNGDRNDLNDPENNNQVNYNFNDTFLGFHYKILSGKFTLTPGVSLHSYSMTNTQLGTDYSQSFTKVLPDFFALYQIKKSETLTYNFSLSNDFTDINQLAAGYVLSDYSSLFRGNRFLENATSQVHSLRYFKYNMFNFENIFANATYTKKVDAIKTKADFDGINQSSVPYNSNLADETFSGMGSYGRSFLKNYKASAVASFNWSKFNNIQNNALATTESFTQSYTVRASTNYKNFPNLEVGYNALINQYSGSTYYTDKPFARLDYYFWNSFSFVSEYEFYHYYNTDKTVDNEYDFLSASLIYQNKDSKWEYKIAATNLLNTRYLNDDSFSQFSTRVSQYTVQPRYIIFSMKYNL, from the coding sequence ATGAAAAATATACTTCTCTTCGTTATTTTCTTAATGACGTCTATAACTTTTGCCCAAACTGTACGTTTTGATGGTGTTATTCAGGACGAGCAAAAAAATCCGTTGGAAATGGCCAATATTATGGCGGTTAACAACGGGACAAAAGCAATGGATTCATACGGAATTACAAACGATAAAGGAAAGTTTCAGCTGACTTTAAAGCCCAATACTTCGTATATGGTAAAAGTGAGTTATCTCGGAATGAAATCGAAAGAAATTGCGATCTCAACTAATACTGAAAATATAGTTCAGAATATTGTGATGGACGGCGCAGGAATTGAACTTGAAGGCGTTGAAATTGTACGTGAAATGCCGGTTTCTATAAAAGGAGACACTATTGTTTACAATGCCGATTCTTTTAAATCGGGAACTGAAAAAAAACTGGAAGATGTCTTAAAAAAATTACCCGGAGTTGAGGTAAATGCCGACGGTGAAATTGAAGTTGAAGGAAAAAAAGTCAGCAAATTAATGGTGGAAGGAAAAGATTTCTTTGATGGAGACACCAAACTTGGGGTTAAAAATATTCCTGCCGATGCAATTGATAAAATTCAGGTTTTGCGAAATTATAATGAAGTTGGCGCTTTAAAGGGTTTGGAAAACGATCAGGATAATGTCGCGATGAATATCAAACTGAAAGAAGGCAAAAAGAACTTTTGGTTTGGTGATGCAACTGCCGGAATTGGAGTTGCAGAACTCGACAGCCGTTATATTATTAATCCGAAATTATTTTATTACAGTCCGAAATACTCCATTAATTTAATTACCAATTTTAATAATATTGGCGAATTGCCATTGACAGCCCAGGATTATTTTAAATTCACGGGCGGATTTAAAAATATGATGAAGAAGGGTGGAAGCAATTTTAATGTTTCATCAAATGATATTGGAATTTCACTTTTAAGAAATAATCGAGCTAAGGAAATAGAAACGAAATTTGGCGCAACCAATTTTGCTTACTCCGTTACAAAAGCCTGGAATATTAGTGGTTTCGGGATACTTTCTACTTCAAAAACAGATTTAGAAACCAAATCTCAAACGACCATTTTAGATTCTGGTGATCAGCAAAAAAGAGACGAATCAACGCATCAAAAAAATAATTTGGGACTTTTTAAATTGAGTTCAACGTATAAACCCAATGATAAATTTCAGTTTGATTATGATATTTTAACAAAATTGTCCAAACAAGATGAAGATACTGAATTGCTCCGTGAAGCCGTAGAGAATAATGTAACTTCAATTGAAACAATCTTCACAAATAAAAAGCAAAATCCCACATCAATAAACCAAAATTTGAGTTTGTATTATACTCAAAGCGATAAAAATATTTTTGCTTTTGAGATGCAGCATTTGTATCAGGACGAAAACCCGTTTTATAATGCTAATTTAAGAACATTACCATTTGATTTGTCAGGTTATATTACAGATCCAAAACAAAATAGAAATGATTTGAATCAGGATCGCTTTGTAAAAACAAATAAACTCGATGCTAAATTGGATTACTATTACATGGTAACGCCAAAAAGCAATATTAATATCACTTTAGGGAATACATATTCTTATCAGGATTTCAACTCACATATTTTTCAGATGTTGGATAATGGAGATCGAAATGATTTAAATGATCCTGAAAACAACAATCAGGTAAATTATAATTTTAATGATACTTTTTTAGGTTTTCACTATAAGATTTTGTCCGGTAAATTTACATTGACACCCGGAGTAAGTCTGCATTCCTATTCAATGACAAACACACAGTTGGGAACAGATTATTCTCAGAGCTTCACCAAAGTATTACCTGATTTTTTTGCCCTGTATCAAATCAAGAAATCAGAGACATTGACTTATAATTTCTCTTTGTCAAATGATTTTACAGATATAAATCAGTTGGCGGCGGGTTATGTTTTATCAGATTACAGTAGTTTGTTTAGAGGAAATCGATTTTTAGAAAATGCCACTTCGCAAGTTCATTCGCTGCGCTATTTCAAATATAATATGTTCAATTTTGAGAACATTTTTGCCAATGCAACATACACGAAAAAAGTAGATGCCATTAAAACCAAAGCTGATTTTGATGGGATAAATCAATCTTCAGTACCCTATAATTCTAACTTGGCAGATGAAACTTTTTCAGGAATGGGAAGTTATGGACGTTCTTTTTTAAAGAATTATAAAGCATCTGCAGTTGCAAGTTTCAATTGGTCGAAATTTAATAATATTCAAAATAACGCATTGGCCACTACAGAAAGTTTTACTCAAAGTTATACCGTAAGGGCTTCAACAAATTATAAAAACTTTCCGAATTTAGAAGTAGGATACAACGCCTTAATCAATCAATACAGCGGTTCGACCTATTATACAGACAAACCTTTTGCACGATTGGATTATTATTTTTGGAATAGTTTTTCGTTTGTTTCAGAGTATGAATTTTATCATTATTATAATACTGATAAAACGGTTGACAATGAATATGATTTTCTAAGTGCCAGTTTGATTTATCAAAACAAGGACAGCAAATGGGAATATAAAATTGCTGCAACCAATCTATTAAATACAAGATATCTTAATGATGACAGTTTCTCACAGTTTTCTACACGAGTTTCACAATACACGGTTCAGCCTCGTTACATCATCTTTTCGATGAAATATAATTTATAG
- a CDS encoding GLPGLI family protein: MKKIFLYMSLMLVFTQMRAQKDFQGMAVYESKTQAPKMDGMRANRDITPEMQKNMEERMKKMLEKTFILNFDKSASIYKEEEKLETPGQQGGGMRIMMNSFMGGGGTFYKDVKSKSYTVDKEFMGKEFLVIDSLPKLNWKLESETKQIGGYTCYKATAVKEASKTDFRNFRPKNNDDKKSEDKKDETKKTSGETKTNFQDNFEIPKEIIITAWYSPEIPVNQGPENYWGLPGLILEVNDGRTTILCSKIVLNAKDKAEIKAPTKGKVISQKDYDDTVIKKMEEFREMNRGREGGPGGGPVLIRR; this comes from the coding sequence ATGAAAAAAATATTCTTATATATGTCTTTAATGCTTGTATTTACTCAAATGCGTGCGCAAAAAGACTTTCAGGGAATGGCTGTTTATGAGTCAAAAACGCAGGCACCTAAAATGGATGGAATGCGGGCGAATAGAGATATTACGCCTGAAATGCAGAAAAACATGGAAGAGCGTATGAAAAAAATGCTGGAGAAAACCTTTATTTTAAATTTTGATAAGTCGGCTTCTATTTACAAAGAAGAAGAAAAGTTAGAAACTCCGGGACAACAAGGCGGCGGAATGCGTATTATGATGAATTCTTTTATGGGTGGTGGAGGAACTTTTTACAAAGATGTAAAAAGTAAATCATATACAGTTGACAAAGAATTTATGGGAAAAGAGTTTCTGGTTATAGATTCTCTGCCAAAATTAAACTGGAAACTTGAATCTGAAACAAAACAAATTGGAGGTTACACTTGTTATAAAGCAACTGCTGTGAAAGAAGCCAGTAAAACTGATTTTAGAAATTTCAGACCTAAAAACAATGACGATAAAAAGTCTGAAGATAAAAAAGACGAGACTAAGAAAACTTCAGGAGAAACTAAAACCAATTTTCAGGATAATTTTGAAATTCCAAAAGAGATTATTATAACAGCTTGGTATTCTCCGGAAATCCCGGTAAATCAGGGTCCAGAGAATTATTGGGGTTTACCTGGTTTGATTTTAGAAGTTAATGATGGAAGAACAACAATCCTATGTTCAAAAATTGTTTTGAATGCGAAAGATAAAGCCGAAATAAAAGCGCCTACAAAAGGAAAAGTAATTTCTCAGAAAGATTACGATGACACCGTTATTAAAAAAATGGAAGAATTTAGAGAAATGAACCGTGGTCGTGAAGGTGGTCCGGGTGGCGGGCCAGTACTGATTAGACGTTAA
- a CDS encoding deoxynucleoside kinase — MHIAIAGNIGAGKTTLTKLLAKHFKWEPHYEDVVDNPYLDDFYHQMERWSFNLQIYFLNSRFRQVQQIRESGKKIIQDRTIYEDAYIFAPNLYSMGLMTSRDFENYTSLFELMESLVKAPDLLIYLRSSIPNLVGQIHKRGREYENSISIDYLSRLNERYEAWVQTYTKGKLLIIDVDNINFVDNPEDLGNIINRIDAELNGLF; from the coding sequence ATGCACATAGCAATAGCAGGAAACATAGGCGCTGGAAAAACAACTTTGACTAAATTATTGGCCAAACATTTTAAATGGGAACCACATTATGAAGATGTTGTTGACAACCCTTATTTAGATGATTTTTACCACCAAATGGAACGTTGGTCATTTAATTTGCAGATTTACTTCTTGAACAGCAGGTTTCGTCAGGTGCAGCAAATTCGCGAAAGCGGAAAAAAAATTATTCAGGACAGAACGATTTATGAGGATGCTTATATTTTTGCTCCCAACTTATATTCAATGGGATTAATGACAAGTCGTGATTTCGAAAATTACACTTCATTGTTTGAATTGATGGAATCATTAGTAAAAGCTCCTGATTTATTGATTTACCTAAGAAGTTCTATTCCAAATTTAGTAGGACAGATTCACAAACGTGGACGCGAATACGAAAACTCTATTTCTATTGATTATTTAAGCCGATTAAATGAAAGATACGAAGCCTGGGTTCAGACTTATACGAAAGGAAAGCTATTGATTATTGATGTTGATAATATTAACTTCGTCGATAATCCTGAAGATTTAGGAAACATCATTAATAGAATTGATGCTGAATTAAACGGATTGTTTTAG